In the Kribbella sp. NBC_00482 genome, one interval contains:
- a CDS encoding ribonucleotide-diphosphate reductase subunit beta, with protein sequence MTTISVGAARVEVADKAMINSRADVNQLLPLKYTWAWEKYLAGCNNHWMPTEVSMQADISLWKSKDGLTDDERLMLKRNLGFFATAESLVANNIVLAVYRQLSNPECRQYLLRQAFEEAVHTHTFQYICTSLGLDEGELFNMYREVPSISDKDAWALKYTQHLEDPDFRTGTPEADTAFLRDLIAFYVVFEGMWFYTGFAQILSLGRRNKMVGIAEQYQYILRDESIHLNFGIDCINQIKQENPHLWTTAFQAEVRQMLTEACELEVAYGRATMPNGMLGLTADLCEQYMHFVTDRRAEQIGIEPIFGETRNPFGWMSEVMDLKKEKNFFETRVIEYQSASGLSWD encoded by the coding sequence GTGACCACCATTTCTGTTGGAGCAGCACGAGTTGAAGTTGCCGACAAGGCAATGATCAACTCACGCGCGGACGTGAACCAACTGCTGCCGCTGAAGTACACGTGGGCCTGGGAGAAATACCTTGCCGGGTGCAACAACCACTGGATGCCCACCGAGGTCTCGATGCAGGCCGACATCTCACTGTGGAAGTCGAAAGACGGCCTGACCGACGACGAGCGCCTGATGCTCAAGCGCAACCTAGGGTTCTTCGCCACCGCGGAGTCCCTGGTCGCGAACAACATCGTGCTCGCCGTCTACCGTCAGCTGAGCAACCCCGAGTGCCGGCAGTACCTGCTCCGCCAGGCGTTCGAGGAGGCCGTGCACACGCACACCTTCCAGTACATCTGCACCTCACTCGGTCTCGACGAGGGCGAGCTGTTCAACATGTACCGAGAGGTGCCGTCGATCTCCGACAAGGACGCGTGGGCGCTGAAGTACACACAGCACCTGGAGGACCCGGATTTCCGCACCGGTACGCCGGAAGCGGACACCGCGTTCCTCCGCGACCTGATCGCGTTCTACGTGGTGTTCGAGGGGATGTGGTTCTACACCGGGTTCGCGCAGATCCTGTCGCTCGGCCGGCGGAACAAGATGGTCGGGATCGCCGAGCAGTACCAGTACATCCTGCGCGACGAGTCGATCCACCTGAACTTCGGCATCGACTGCATCAACCAGATCAAGCAGGAGAACCCGCACCTGTGGACGACGGCGTTCCAGGCCGAGGTCCGGCAGATGCTGACCGAGGCGTGCGAGCTGGAGGTCGCCTACGGCCGCGCCACCATGCCCAACGGCATGCTCGGCCTGACCGCGGACCTGTGCGAGCAGTACATGCACTTCGTCACGGACCGCAGAGCGGAACAAATCGGTATCGAACCGATCTTCGGTGAAACGCGGAACCCCTTCGGATGGATGTCAGAGGTGATGGACCTGAAGAAGGAGAAAAACTTCTTCGAGACCCGGGTGATCGAGTACCAGTCCGCCAGCGGACTCAGCTGGGACTGA
- a CDS encoding alpha/beta hydrolase, with protein sequence MSLTDREQSEVEGANASGKQPVVFVHGLWLLSSSWDRWRRLFEENGYSTIAPGWPDDPETVAEARDHPEVFARKMVQAVTDHYLEAIGDLDRKPAVVGHSFGGLIAQKIAGTGAAAVTVSIDPAPGRGVLPLPPSALKAGSPVLGNPANARRSVTLTFDEFKYGWANNLDEEEARQLYDEFHVAASGVPIFQAAVANLNPFSETKVDYKAENRGPILLVSGEKDHTVPHAITHAAYKQHTKNTGVTEFVELPGRGHSLVIDHGWEEVALTALEFIRKHDPTN encoded by the coding sequence ATGTCGCTCACTGATCGCGAACAGTCGGAAGTCGAGGGGGCCAACGCGTCCGGCAAGCAACCGGTGGTGTTCGTCCACGGTCTCTGGCTGCTGTCCAGCAGCTGGGACCGATGGCGCCGGTTGTTCGAGGAGAACGGCTACAGCACCATCGCGCCGGGCTGGCCGGACGATCCGGAGACGGTGGCCGAGGCGCGCGACCACCCCGAGGTGTTCGCGCGCAAGATGGTCCAGGCCGTCACCGATCACTACCTGGAAGCGATCGGTGACCTGGACCGCAAGCCCGCCGTCGTCGGGCACTCGTTCGGTGGGCTGATCGCGCAGAAGATCGCCGGTACAGGTGCGGCCGCTGTCACCGTGTCGATCGATCCGGCGCCGGGTCGCGGCGTACTGCCGTTGCCGCCGTCCGCGTTGAAGGCCGGCTCGCCGGTGCTGGGGAACCCGGCGAACGCCCGCCGGTCGGTGACGCTGACGTTCGACGAGTTCAAGTACGGCTGGGCGAACAACCTCGACGAGGAGGAGGCCCGGCAGTTGTACGACGAGTTCCACGTCGCGGCGTCCGGCGTACCGATCTTCCAGGCCGCCGTGGCGAACCTGAACCCGTTCAGTGAGACCAAGGTCGACTACAAGGCGGAGAACCGCGGCCCGATCCTGCTGGTGTCGGGGGAGAAGGACCACACGGTCCCGCATGCGATCACGCACGCGGCGTACAAACAGCACACCAAGAACACCGGTGTCACCGAGTTCGTCGAGCTGCCCGGCCGAGGGCACTCGCTGGTGATCGACCACGGGTGGGAAGAGGTCGCGCTGACTGCACTCGAGTTCATCCGCAAGCACGACCCGACGAACTGA
- a CDS encoding alginate lyase family protein codes for MIRLHRPLLLALTTALIAAAAVLAVAQPSTAGPPPAPAAFKHPGVLVDKAQLDFARRQVLAGAQPQTSAYDAMKASSYADLAYTPKPRAVVECGSNSIPNNGCTDERNDALAAYTHALLWYITRDDRYAKKSIQIMDAWSAVLQDHTNTNAPLQTGWSGASFSRAGELIKHTYGGPWAQRVRFETMLRTIYLPEVRNGAGCKNGNWELIMTDAAIGIAVFLDDHAAFNKAISIWRGRLPGYIYETSDGAYPKAPTTCPMDSRDEIVDYWQGQSTFTNGLAQETCRDFGHTGWGLTAATHVAETAWHQGVDLYGEAGKRLTDGYYFHTRLENGAAVPPDLCGGTVKLGLGAVTEIVYNHYHNRLGRQMPTTLAYTEAKRPAGANYFFAWETLTHANNPR; via the coding sequence ATGATCCGACTGCACCGCCCACTCCTGCTCGCCCTGACCACAGCGCTGATCGCGGCCGCCGCCGTACTGGCCGTCGCCCAGCCGAGCACCGCCGGTCCACCGCCGGCTCCGGCCGCGTTCAAACATCCCGGTGTGCTCGTCGACAAGGCCCAACTCGACTTCGCCCGCCGGCAGGTCCTGGCCGGAGCCCAGCCGCAGACGTCGGCGTACGACGCGATGAAAGCCAGCTCGTACGCCGACCTCGCGTACACACCGAAACCACGCGCCGTCGTCGAGTGTGGCTCGAACTCGATCCCGAACAACGGCTGTACCGACGAGCGCAACGACGCGCTCGCCGCGTACACGCACGCACTGCTCTGGTACATCACGCGCGACGACCGCTACGCCAAGAAGTCGATCCAGATCATGGACGCGTGGTCCGCCGTACTGCAGGACCACACCAACACGAACGCACCGCTGCAGACCGGTTGGTCCGGCGCGTCGTTCTCCCGCGCCGGCGAACTGATCAAGCACACGTACGGCGGTCCGTGGGCGCAGCGCGTGCGGTTCGAGACGATGCTGCGCACGATCTACCTGCCCGAGGTCCGCAACGGCGCCGGCTGCAAGAACGGCAACTGGGAGCTGATCATGACGGACGCGGCGATCGGGATCGCTGTCTTCCTCGACGACCACGCCGCCTTCAACAAGGCGATCAGCATCTGGCGCGGCCGGCTGCCCGGCTACATCTACGAGACCAGCGACGGCGCCTACCCGAAGGCGCCGACGACCTGCCCGATGGACAGCCGCGACGAGATCGTCGACTACTGGCAGGGACAGTCGACGTTCACGAACGGGCTCGCCCAGGAGACCTGCCGCGACTTCGGCCACACCGGCTGGGGTCTGACCGCCGCCACCCACGTCGCCGAGACCGCCTGGCACCAGGGGGTCGATCTGTACGGCGAAGCCGGCAAGCGCCTGACCGACGGCTACTACTTCCACACCCGCCTGGAGAACGGCGCGGCTGTTCCGCCCGACCTCTGCGGCGGAACGGTGAAGTTGGGCCTGGGAGCCGTCACCGAGATCGTCTACAACCACTACCACAACCGGCTCGGCCGGCAGATGCCCACAACTCTGGCCTACACCGAAGCCAAACGCCCCGCAGGCGCCAACTACTTCTTCGCCTGGGAAACCCTCACCCACGCCAACAACCCCCGCTGA
- a CDS encoding isochorismatase family protein, whose amino-acid sequence MTVTTLDPKTALVVIDLQNGVAGLPGTPHSTADVIGKTVELADAFRKHDLPVVLVRVSFAADGADQLTSRTEQAPRSGGGTPPAGADQIVDQLAGHAEDIVVTKRNWGAFHGTDLDVHLRRRGITQIVVTGVATSIGVESTARAAYEHGYHVTLATDAMTDLNASAHENSLNWIFPRLGETGSTAEILALLE is encoded by the coding sequence GTGACTGTCACCACCCTTGACCCGAAGACCGCCCTCGTCGTCATCGACCTGCAGAACGGTGTCGCCGGACTGCCCGGTACGCCGCATTCCACCGCGGACGTGATCGGCAAGACAGTCGAGCTCGCCGACGCTTTCCGCAAGCACGACCTTCCGGTCGTCCTGGTCCGCGTCAGCTTCGCCGCGGACGGTGCCGACCAGCTGACCAGCCGGACCGAGCAGGCGCCGCGTTCCGGCGGCGGGACGCCACCGGCTGGTGCGGACCAGATCGTCGATCAATTGGCCGGTCATGCCGAGGACATCGTCGTGACCAAGCGCAACTGGGGCGCGTTCCACGGCACCGACCTCGACGTGCACCTGCGCCGCCGCGGCATCACGCAGATCGTGGTGACCGGCGTCGCCACCAGTATCGGCGTGGAGTCGACCGCGCGAGCGGCGTACGAGCACGGCTATCACGTCACCCTCGCCACCGACGCGATGACCGACCTGAACGCCTCCGCCCACGAGAACTCGCTGAACTGGATCTTCCCGCGGCTGGGGGAGACCGGCTCGACGGCGGAGATCCTCGCGCTGCTCGAATGA